The Scophthalmus maximus strain ysfricsl-2021 chromosome 14, ASM2237912v1, whole genome shotgun sequence region cactgcagccagacaccagggggcggggcttatgacctgtactgcagccagacaccagggggcggggcttatgacctgtactgcagccagacaccagggggcgatcaggaggatttgacTTCACTTAAGAGGAGCGTGACGTCggccatctttattcacagtctgtgGTGGACTCAGTGTCAGAGTCACGGTGACGAGGACGAGAGCAAAAATCTTTTGATTtcaagaagaacatttttttaattggttttgtaatttagtattttatatttagattAAATAGGTTCATCTCAACAGACACAATCATAATAGTTCATATTTTGAGATTCTATCACAATTTTATAAGGAAAAGTTTATGacagtttaaatttttttgggaGTAAGTAAGTAATATTTTTACATGCTTGACTTTCTTAAATTTCTTGATTTACAGTCTGTCCataattttttatcatttcataatattttttcatgtttcctccGTCACCATGGCTCTGACACTCGTCTCCACcaacctgtgacctctgacctccggaGCCTAAACTTCAATGATTTTACAAACCAGATTACAGATTATGGATTAAACTTTACTGGCCTGTTGTGCTCAGCGTCTCACTCttaataaaaccaaaatgctACAGTCGTGACatagagggagaaaaaactgtatttaaaattaaaGATATTTATAATGTAAAGAGAATCTTGATAAGGTGTTTGAATTGTAGTATAcatcccaaaaaaatattttctctaatatatattttaggtaTAATAACTGTGTTTTATAAGAGTTTGACTCGTCCCTGAACCAGAACtctaatctgatctgatgacGTTCATGTCTCACGTGGTGGTGAAACTaagaaaacatacattttccaCATAGACTGAGATCTGAGCTTCACGTTTGAACGtcgtgctgcagctgctccgtgACTCAGTAAAAAGTTTTTCATCTTACAAGTTACaagaaacagaaatgagacAGAAGTTAACATTGACTCTGTCAGATGCTCCACTGATGCATCAGgaccctccttcctccttcactcctcttcctGGAGACTACATTACCCACAGTGCAACTCAACGGGCAACTGGTCGCGTCTCACTTAATATGcaagagattcagattcagtcGAGTCGCAGAGCAACAGATGAAGCTTCACAGTTACAGTCGAACTCcgatctgtgtgtttgtgaggacgAGATCTCACGAAGCCGAACCTCCGGCTCTAACACGCTGATGTGctgaaaggtttttttattaatattttgaaatgtaaatgtagatttttttcttaaagcaaagttttcctcctccaacctgagtgtgtgtgtgtgtgtgtgtgtgtgtgtgtgtgtgtgtgtgtgtgtgtgtgtgtgtgtgtgtgtgtgtgtgtgtgtgtgtgtgtgtgtgtgtgtgtgtgtgtgtgtgtgtgtgtgtgtgtgtgtgtctcagtgcaGATTggactttaaaggggcagtaactGATTGGTGACTTttgtcgccctctgctggcaaCATGAACAAATCACAGCTCAGTTTTGGCCACACGAGTATTAAAGTCGTTCCAGATTTTTCCTGGAAACTGTTAGTCTGGttaaaataatggaaatatttaaaaaggtgaTGTGATACGAGGAACGTACACAGGAGCAGAGTCTATGTTtcacgtactgcccctttaagagatcGTGTTGAGTTTCTCCTGAACGCCACGACACGGAGCACGACGTGTGAGACACGCGTGTGAATCAGTGATTAacgttttgttttcatgaacaAAGTCAGAAGAAAAGATTTCACTGGATTTCACAgttgccaaaacaaaacattttctctctttgtgatAAAActagttttatttaaatgtacagATTATAATTTATCACAGGGATAAAATCATATcgttgaaaaaaatcaaagagttTATGTATTTGACAATTTCCTCATGTTCtgtataaacacaaaaaaaccagtTTTCATTATCAGTCACTGAATAATCGacagtatataatataaatgttcatgtatttCAACACTGAGCAGCCTGGAGAAGTTAATACTCTTTTAACTCTTAACTGAAATCTGTTGAATTGAAGTTTTCATTTCTTACATTAACtgattttatattaataaaaaaagagcagaaacatCGGGATCATCACGTCGGCCGTCACGTTTCAAGACGTAAAACAAGAGTCCGATCATTTCACTCTGCGTTTCTTCGTCCAGTCGTAGATttcacacgtacagtatgtgtcgGTAGGTGCACGTCGCTCCGTCTTCCTCTCGACAGAATCTGCActttaatatttctttgttttggcaACTGAGAGAATCTTCTTCCCTCCGAGAGCAGCAGAGCGATCGGGAGGTTTGAGTTCACGCTGATGtaaattgtgtaaatgtgtgagaatcctgctgaaaacaaaaagcagctgttgtttcttcttttttatgtatttacagtatcGACTGTGCAGAAACTACACGTGCTCACGACGTTTTGTACTTTTCCGACCGGGAggaagattattttttatgtttttcggGGGTTTTGTTGACGTTTTGATGGAACATCCCCTTTTTACAACTCTTTATGTAATTTGTTTTGTACAGCAACTCTTGATTCATATGCATGAAATGTCCCTTTAACGTCGCCTTAACTGCTGtgaatactgtaaatatactgtactgtacttctCTTCACTCGTCTGTCAAAGCGATCGCACCTTTTGTCGGATCCACTGCGCCGACAAAGTGAAAATGCACAAATCTGAGGACGTTAAGATGAAAAATAActtgataacatttttaaataaaaaatgtcaaaccccATCAAGTGTTTCTCATTTTacttcaaacaggaagtgtgatatctgaaaattaaaatgtatttcaaatgtcatattacagtgagaggaggaagatatGAACAACATGCTACAGAAAGTCATAAACGATATGCTATAGTTTAGGCTTAAAGAATGTGtataataattcataaacatTGTTTAGTgtcataatgtgtgtgtatttatatgaaACTGTCATTTTACAGTATGACGTGAACACATCATAAAGTATGTCATTAAAATAGGTCTGTAATATGTAAAAATGTCATACtacaaaacgaaaaaaaaattattttcatgaagTGTCATCGTATAGTCAGTCATATAATACACTACTagtcatatataatatatataaccaCTATTATTTATGTAATAATACTTTGTGTTATATACTTTCTATTATATAATTAAAAGCTATTTATTATTtacctttatttatatataaagagaaAGAGTCTCACCAAACCACAACCTGCAGTTTTATAATGATAAAATTTAttgataattaataataataacattgcaATGTGCATTAGTATAAACACTGTGAAGACCAGAAAAGAAAGCCATATATATTATTGTactattataaaatataaaatagctCAAcacatgaacatcatgtgttttaAAAGCTGACCTGAgagatattatatattttgacGGGTTCATTGCATTAATTCACTTCCTTTAAGTCGTATGTTGGAAGTGCTGATTGTAAAAAGGTCAAAACTGataataattcatatatatGGAATTGTATGATGGAGAATTCCATGTCCCACATTACACACTCATctgtaaagagccttgagataatgtatgttgtgattttgttttatatacaaataaaagctATTTGAGTCGAGTCGAACAGACGTGgtctccccctgctggtcagcTGCAGTATTACAGGGGTTTATGACTCATGGACACAGACAAAATACAACCAATGTTTGAGACGACGAACTCTGCGGCACAAGGTTCTAACTCGACTCTTGGGATGCGGGTCGTTTTTCCTCGAGAAGTCAGTTGGTCAGTGTTTGAGCAGAGGAGCTTTCCTCATCTCCACGTAGGTGCAGTTCTCCGGATCTCTGCTGATGTTGATCTGCAACACAGgagatgaatatgaaaacaaagcTCAACTGTTACAGGCGACTGATGCTTCTGTGATTCTGATATTCAgatagaaacatgaaacatgaaacataaaacataaccGATTGTAGAAATAAACTCAAGAGTAAATAGAggggaaaagtgaaaatacTGAAAGTATCCGGACGACTCCTGTGTCGCGAGATGGATACAACGATGAGTAACTTTAAAGGCAAATTTCAAAGATTTAAAGATTTTGCGTTAATAAAGAtcaggccgacagacagacagattacagacagacagacagattaaagacagacagacagattacagacagacagacagacagattagagacagattacagacagacagattacagagagagagacagacagacagattacagacagacagattacagagagagagacagacagacagattacagacagacagattacagagagagagacagacagacagattacagagagagagacagacagattacagatttacagacgaacagacagacagagagattacagagagagagacagacagattacagagagagagacagacagattacagacagacagacagattacagagagagagacagacagattacagacagacagacagattacagagagagagacagacagattacagacagacagacagacagattacagagagagagacagacagattacagacagacagacagattacagagagagagacagacagattacagacagacagacagacagacagattacagacagacagacatattacagagagagagacagacagattacagagagagagacagacagattacagacagacagacagacagacagattacagagagagagacagacagattacagacagacagacagattacagagagagagacagacagattacagacagacagacagattacagaCGTACAGTCGCCCTCTGCCTGACGTAGACGCAGGTGATGACGCAGGCGAACAGGAACATCAAAGCCAGCAGGCCAATCAGAATCCAGCTGAGTCGACACatttgaagaggaggaggaggaggaggaggacgaaggacGCAGTCCGTCTCTGTTTCCTTTTGAcctaataaaaacacaaacacagaaaacatttgttcccagtttaaaaacatctgcagtgacctgagagaaaagagatatTACACTTTATCACCGAAtaagacaaaactaaaacattttaaagtccTTGAGAAACGTACTTACATCTACTGTTTATCAACAAatcttttaataattatttttatgttaattcatatatatttaagaatatatatttgttttatttttgcatataAATTACtctgttattttttattcattcattaatatatTTTACAGATGATTTGGGGGCGCGTGGCTTCCTGCCCGGACACATTAATCCTGCAGaagctttttctctttttctttttttctttttgaatgttttcttctttgattCTAACCGCAGCCACATGTGTGAAACATttcgtctccacttcctgttttcggttcaacaatatgtttttaatcatttttgacaCCAAAAGATAAAACAACATTCACTGTATCTCAGtgtttgttgacaataagaaaagTAAAGTATGATAGAGATCTGACACTTCACTTCTTTCTTAAActacaaacaaaagacaaatattcaTTGAATGAAGTCACACATCATTATCTGTGTCGTACCTGTGCCCGGCAGCAGTCTGGTGGGTTTCCCTCTCTCGGTGTAATCCAGATGATCCTTGTTCACGGTGAACTCGCACTCGTACGTCACGTTCATGGCCTCGGGGCCGACGTTGACCAGGATGAACAGACACTCGTTGGGACTCACCAGACGCATGATGACGTTCCCACAGTCATTCATTCCCTTCTGGCAGAGCAGCAGGCTTCTGGAGTCCCGCCTgaggacagacacaaacatgatgaAGACACGTCTTCAAGGACGTTCGCTCGGCAAGGACAGGAATGTTTCAACAATATCATGGAAAGAAACGTCCCACAGAAATCTGTCGGGGaaaatctgtcctgactctcAAAATGTGGAGTGTGGTTGAAACTTTGGACCTTTGTCCTAATATTTAAGGTGAAATACTCGTCTTGGGAAAGGAAGAATAATGAAACTAGAATGACAGACGtgacaggtacagagagtgGAATCAGAGAGGCAGCAGGTCATCAACCCTCCGACAGGaccacactgtacacactgtacacactgtacacactacacactacacgctgtacacactgtacacactacacactgtacacactacacgctgtacacactgtacacactgtacacactacacactgtacacactgtacacactacacactgtacacactacacgctgtacacactgtacacactacacactgtacacactgtacacactacacactgtacacactacacgctgtacacactgtacacactacacactgtacacactacacactgtacacactacacactacacgctgtacacactgtacacactacacactgtacacactacacgctgtacacactgtacacactgtacacactacacactgtacacactgtacacactacacactgtacacactacacgctgtacacactgtacacactacacactgtacacactgtacacactacacacactacacactgtacacactgtacacactacacacactacacactgtacacactacacactacacactgtacacactgtacacactacacacactacacactgtacacactgtacacactgtacacactgtacacactacacgctgtacacactgtacacactacacactgtacacactgtacacactacacactgtacacagtgTACACACTGCACATACAGGCTGTAGAGTCGAACATCCACCACGGAGGTGACGTTGGCCGTGTGTTCACAGCTGATGGAGGCCGACGCGTCCGGGTTCACCGTCCGATACCGAGGCTGTTTGACCTCGAACCCTGACGGAGGACAAACACTCAGCTGATCACGagcttcaacaacaacaacaacaacatccaggtactgaaggtttttattttgttttcatcagaaaTTAGTTCTTCATTTTCACCTCTGTCGGTCACAAACGTTTACTAGAGGGTACAAGATtcacattggccgatatataaatattttattctgcTCATGATTCCTAAGACGTCGTTGTGAAACCTTTATGACAgagacatgtaattgaggcttgatatttttttgtttaaccatgaactctatcataaataactataaataaaaagaaaacacagatatttatagaacttgaattaagaagtgaagatgatttatttacataaaatataaaacataaatgcacaattcactttctgcattgtttattctgtacaataaaagatttgatATCAGTAAACATAAGAGCTGATATGTCTACGAATGGCTCATATCCATCATATCATAAATTACCAGCCAACCGATTTATTGGTCGAGCTCCaactttttatcattttctttaacattgtgttttttcatgttcacaaatttcccagggaataataattcatatttatgtgACTGAAGGTGTAATTCGCTGCAGTGGGATTGGATTTAATGTTCTAAATGTGTACAAATGATTTTACAACCACAAACGTGGAAACATCTCTGCTCATATGACATTGAGGTGAAATCATTATTATCCTTCGTACAGTTTTGTTGCTATGACaatacaatttgtttttaatgtgagtTCCTACAGACCGTGGATGGTGAAGTGGAGCGTCCTACCGTGACTGAggtggaagatgaagatgaagatgacgaaGGTGCGAGCCATCATCTTCTGCTCCGTCTCGCACTTCGGTGAGAAAGTACTGAACTGGACAAGATCTGACGCTCGTCGCTGACATGTGGAGCGTTCAGGTACGAcaggaacatgtttttttagatTGTCAGCATTGAGCTGAAACCTCAACATTTCCTCTTCACTCCGCTCAGAATCACGATGACGTGTTTGATGTTTTACTGCTGTCAATCAATCTGCTTCTGTCGTTTGTTGTTAAGGTCGATGACTAAATTTCGCGTAGGGAAACGCTTCGTCGTGTCAATTgaattgttttctttccttctgtcttcgttctgctgaggaaaatgtcaTATTCAGGCCTGAAAAATTAGAAACTATcactaattcaattcaatgtttttATAGTTCATCTTctaaatgtgtcgtttcaccaggacagacgcatcaacaacatccaccgtcacacgGAGTCGGATCCTCTTCTCCTgagtcctgtgaatcctcctcgACACCTCGACCTCGTGACGTCTTCCACTGAGGTCGAGGACGAGTGGCGAGGAAGGACGATCCCCATGTGCGTGGCTTCCTCACTCCCCCCGATCTCCCGCCAGCTCCCCTCCACACCTAAACCTCTTTCTTCAATCCAGATCACGAGACGCTGCTGAGGTGGATTCACATCGTCCTTCCTCGCCACCCGTCCTCGACCTCAGTGgaaaggtcacgaggtcaaaggagtcgaggaggattcataggactcaggagaagagaatctgactccactgactctgaaccacgtggtcgtgtgacggtggatgttgttgacgtcgtggtgaaacgacacatttagAAGATGAACTgtaaaaacctcagcggctccatcagcatgtttcagtgttttatgattcatatgtaacagtgactgacatctgggtcatattcatactcttcttcttcttcttcttcagattgaatcgtttacgttggTTCATGAGGCGtgacgttaaatatcgctgctgcaagGAAGTGTGGTCTCAGGATTTGCTGATtggataaaaacatgaatgacGAGTTCCTAATAAAGTGTCAGTGATGTTCAAAGTCTTCAAACAGAATCTGAAAGGagtgaaaataacaatatttccagaagtaaagtaaagtatCTGTGATCTTCAACAACGCAAAGTTTCCCTGAGGTGATTGGATCTGATGAACCCGAGTCAGCAGTTAGTCCACATCCTGTTTTCAGGCCTGGTGCTTCTGTGAAAGTACGTGagtgtttgaaagaaaatgaaaaccacacacGCAGTCAGCACATTGTGATTggtccgctcctcctcctccgagctgATTTACTGTCCAACTGACAGACGTGGTTTTATCCTATTTAttaatgtgatgatgatttatttttgtttgaggAAGCAACACGGTTCTTTCTAAGTGTCTGGACGTCTTCATGTCTTCTGGCTTTTTATTTCTAACACACCGACACACTGACGAGtactttttttgtacttgtactCTTTGTTTGAGTATTTCTGCCACTGCGTATTGTACGGTACTGtacaaagacacatttaatgtaacatcagcatgttagcagttagcatcaagCCCGTACAGTCAATGAACAGCTCAGAAGTGAAGCCAATAAATCctggtcgccccctggtggctgactgcagtacaggtcataaaccaCATGGACCAAACTGGAAAACCATATCAGATGATTTCTGTCATGTGAAGTCGTTCTTatctctgctgtttgttcacgtgttcatgtttcattccttatttgatgatataaaactCGGGGGGTAAAAGTCAATGGCACAAAATGGCGGCACCTGTATCCAGGACGTTCTGGCCTGTTGAGACgcatcgtccatctttacatcaCTCACAGTTTATTGTCTCCGGCTTTAGACTCGGAAAGACGCTTCAAGCCTggtgttcatttttcttcatcattcattttaaatgtgttgaaacaaaaaaatcttatcaGGAGTTGGTCCTCGTCTTTTTCATCAACACTTCATAATCagaatcataatcataatcagaAGCTTCACTTGGACTACGGCCGTCAGTTTTCCATACGTGTCTTTGATTGTGACCATTGCGAACAACCAGAAACCCTTTTGATTCCCGACATCAACATCCTTGTTCTGACgcactctttgttttttcttgttttttgacCCTAAACGAAAAAACTGGAGTCGGTCGAGTTCATTCGAACCCGAGACGAACGTGTCTGAGCTGAAAAACCACAGGcaggaaatgttttcacacaaaGAGAATTCAGCCTTTGAGACAAGAACCCGCTAAAACAAAAGTCATGTCCATAGAAAATAACAACTTTTATTATCTGACAAACACGATTCATATCTTCTTGGCAGGAGACTTTCTAGTTTTCTCCTGTTGTGGTTGTTGCAGGAGCTTCAgtccttttctctttgctgttCTGACCTGGTTTCTGCTCCACTTCAATGATCCTTCCTCTAGTTTTACTCTCCTTCTCGTTTCTTCTTCTCAACAACACGTTTCTCATCAGGTGGAATcaataatatatacaaaataaaaaagactaaTTAAAGTTAAGGAACTTTACTTGAAGAAAATATCTAACAGGAATATAAGTTgagcaaaatacaaaatatacagttaagtacaatgaaaacaattattgtttaacaacttaaaaaaaccttttaaaaactaACATTaagttttttcaaattaaggTTTTTATTCGTCTTATCTTGTTAATTTCTGaacttgttaactttaagttgaacaaacttaattcatcccaatcagtcagtcaatcaaatCACAATTTTCCTCATTGGTCTTTACAATCTGTCCAAAGTGCGTCGTCCTCCGTCCACGTCCAGACTTCATAACTGAGGAAACACGAGTCTTCACAGGATTTGAGTTTACAACAatgtaaacattatttttttactgcaaataacttaaacacagacaaacatcaaaTGTTCTTCTGTAGcttaagtaaaacaaaagaaccTCAATCATAACAGAGGTGATATTTCATAAGCGACGTGGTTCAATGCTTGTGATTCCACGACGGACCGAAGGATCAGCAGCGTCCGGCCGACGTGAGAGTGACCGCGTCTCTCCGGACTCGTTCACACTGGAGAGTCTGCACACGGAAacacacagattattattattattacacaaaaacagaagatcAGATCTGTTtctaactgctgctgctgagaccTTCACTTCTACTGGACAACGACGTTCAAAACCAACGTTCAATATTCATGTGCAGTGTCCGCAGGCGTCTGCCTCACACGACCTGGGACTCCGCTTCATTACCTCACATTTTGTTCTCCACACAAACTTTTCAGagctttttgaaatatttacaaGACGAGTCAAAGATGCTCTGACctggaagaagatgatgatgacgaggacgAACGtgaccagaaccaccagaaccaccacaGCAGCGCTGACCGGCTCCTTCCCCTCCTCGCCTTCGTCCCCCCGGAGGGCCCCCTCTTGCTGGGGCCCCTCTCTCTGGGGCCCCTCTCTCTGGGGCCCCTTGGCAGGACAGCCACAGTCGTCCTGACCCGACACGTGGACCAGCGTGCCGTTGCCCCTGAGCCGCAGGTACGGCGGCGGGTAGAGGATCTGGATCTCACAGCGGTACACGTCTGTGTCCTCGGCCCTCAGTCCGGACACCGTCACCACCACGGCGCCCTCGCTCTCCCTCGCCGAGCACTTTACCTGAAACACACGTTTAGAcctcacctgtcaatcatctctGAACACGTCACCGGGACTCTGATCCTCTGTCGTGTTCGTTTGAGAACGATTATCAATATGAAGAAGGAAAGTGATTCAGAAGTTAATGCAAACGACCGAAAAATACATGATTGTTTAAAAGCAATGTGCATCTTTTGCATacgtacatattttttttctgctctgtgaaACTACTTTGAGCTcataataaatacacatttttaatccCAAAGACACAAGCACatacaaaatgttaaatttgacAAAAGTCTTATAGTAACGATtgtcatccattcatccattatctatagTCCTTTATCCTTTAAAGGTCGCAGGATTAATAATCATAACCATAATTACTTAATCTAtacagcacctttcaaaacacaggTACAAAGAGCTTGACAAGATAAAAATGAACAATGGAACAGTTTGACCAGACGACATCCGGCAGAAATATAACAGAAGAGAAGGAGTCAAATAAATGAGAATAAAAGCTTCTGTCATGATGATAATCAGTCAGATCAGAGCCAGGATAAAAACGTTATAACAATTactgtgaagatgaagattACAGTTATAGTGTTGTGTCTTCAGAGGGATCTGAACATGATttacctgctcctcctccagctccgtgTCCCTGCGCTCGGGCAGGTGGAGGATGGTCGAGCAGACCTCCTGGTCGCCATGGAAACCTCTGAGCAGAGTCACGCGCACGTGCTCGGGGTCGGGGTGCGGGTACGTGGGGCTGCGgtcggaggagggggggaggccCCGGTGGAAGGTGGCGGGCCGGGGGTGGAGGAAGCACCGGACCCGAGCTGTCCCGTTGCTGCTCGACGCTTTGTACGGCTGGAACACCTTCACGGctgaggagacaggaagagagcaTCTCACCA contains the following coding sequences:
- the LOC118282698 gene encoding uncharacterized protein LOC118282698, whose product is MLRFQLNADNLKKHVPVVPERSTCQRRASDLVQFSTFSPKCETEQKMMARTFVIFIFIFHLSHGFEVKQPRYRTVNPDASASISCEHTANVTSVVDVRLYSLRDSRSLLLCQKGMNDCGNVIMRLVSPNECLFILVNVGPEAMNVTYECEFTVNKDHLDYTERGKPTRLLPGTGQKETETDCVLRPPPPPPPLQMCRLSWILIGLLALMFLFACVITCVYVRQRATINISRDPENCTYVEMRKAPLLKH
- the cd28 gene encoding cytotoxic T-lymphocyte protein 4, which gives rise to MLLTHAAMGWTVLMLTLLRLCRPVMSGAVKVFQPYKASSSNGTARVRCFLHPRPATFHRGLPPSSDRSPTYPHPDPEHVRVTLLRGFHGDQEVCSTILHLPERRDTELEEEQVKCSARESEGAVVVTVSGLRAEDTDVYRCEIQILYPPPYLRLRGNGTLVHVSGQDDCGCPAKGPQREGPQREGPQQEGALRGDEGEEGKEPVSAAVVVLVVLVTFVLVIIIFFQTLQCERVRRDAVTLTSAGRC